Genomic DNA from Gossypium hirsutum isolate 1008001.06 chromosome A01, Gossypium_hirsutum_v2.1, whole genome shotgun sequence:
TGTTATGTTATGACAGTTCTTAAAGGACAATATGTGGCTATGTTGTAAAATctgaaaacataagaaaatatttgAACTAGGGAAAATTATAGATGAAAGCATAGGCATTAGTgtgaaattaaacaaaaatttcaCCGTCCTAAACTGGAGGTTTTTGGATCTAGTGAGCTGAACCATGTACATCCAAGAGGCAGTGTAGCCAATTTAAAGTACAAAACTGGTTCGGGCCTCACCTCATTGGTGGAAAAAGCTGAAGCAAAGGGATATTTTAGATGTGCATTATGAGGTTAAAAGTAGCGCTAGCAATAGCGGTAACTATGTATAATTATTATAACTATGTACaattttatcaaatcaaattaaacaaGCTGACCAAGGTTGATCAGTCAACCCTTGATCAACATCTTACACGACTTTCTATGCCACATGTCGTCATGTCATTGAAACACTAGTTATTGCAATAATAGTTGGTTGATGTAGGTATAACCTTAGGGAAAGAAAatttaagtattattttttatcataaaaatttgaaatagcaATTTGAAAATATTGACatagtttaaatattaatatgtaggTTAAACCTTTTTAAGTAATTATGCAAAATTTCAAACATCTGGTTTGATGTCatccttaaataaaaatataaaatgttgaCTTTCAAATTTGGtcttaaaaatcataaattaacttTTATCAAACCTTGCCATTGAGGCCTTAGTTATGTAAATCATGTATCAACAATTTTATTTGAGTTGAGTTGGTttgttgaattaattatttagtttagCATTTGATTGGTTAATTTTGATGATGATCATTAATATggttataagtaaaaaaaaatttgacataatgataaatttagttcttaatatttatttattttttttgagttaatttgacctttaaaaagagttgaatttagctataaacattttaaaaagaatcaaattattgttttttagatCAACATGCTGACTAAAACgttaacattttaaacataacatGTATGATAATTCACGTGtactttatgtttttttaaagtttttattaactttttataaatttccaaatttttatttttatttttgaatattttataatttttaaattatttaatgtcatagcatataaaataaatagtgacATATTTGCATGAAGCATATGTGGTTTATCACACATGTTGTCATGTCAACATTGTTAAAAAGAAAATGTATCAGTGAAACAACCAAGTTTAactcaaaaaaatcaaattgagatGTAAATGTAAAAGACTAAATTTTCCACTACTATGCTTAAAAAGATTTTATTAAACCTTAAAGATAAAATTTGTTGAATATAAACTATgatattaaatatgattttagatAGAATTGAATCTATTCAAATTTAAGGTTTAATGACAAATTTGGCCACTAACGTTTACATGTTTTATCAAAGTGACTCTAATTATATCTTTGAGCCTTTTTTGGCCATCaacctttatttctttttctttttttaaaatttttttaacagatttaaTGAAAACACCATTAAAAAGTTAACGGGATGATGTGAAATTTcatatgtggaatatttttaatgagatataatttaCTACTTAAGTAACCCAATAAGATCAttatatgtgaaaaataataaaataaataaatcatatatgaaattaaaaataaaaactcttaatttaaagaaaataaacataattacctaaaaaagtttcaaaatgaattaaagtatttatttatgtttattttgaaaccttttttAGCTTAATGACACTATCCCGTTAACAAATGTACTTTCATAAAATCTGTTCAAAAAAGCAATttgaaaaaatgaataaaaatttatagtaaaaaaatgttaaaaaatataattaaggtCATTTTGGCAAAACATCTTAAGgtcattaaattttgttaatttaatacGAGACAAAATATGATTgtgacaagattttttttttattaatttcgttgaaaaggaaaaagaaaaacgaatggaagaaaaaggaaaagaaaagacattaaaTTTTGTAAGCAGGCGAAGGAGGTTACCATTAGATTCAATATCCACGGACGCATGATTGCGacaaattatgattatagttgtAAGATTGAGTGTGACATGATCGTATAAAAATTCTTTTGAACGGAAGTATAGAAATACTGAACTATTTAAAAAGGGAGACAGAGACTGAGGGCTTAGTATAGATTACTGAACTGGTTAAAAATTCGTAAGTTTTTTTGGGAGGGCTTTATACTTAAATAAGCAAGCAATCTCTTTGCTATATAAGGTTTACAATAGGTTGGAAATACTTGTGGTCATGGCAGACCTAGTAAATTAGGGAGGGCTACAATCAAATTGCAACGAACCCCAGATATCATACAAACAAAACCAAGCAGCAAATATGGTAGCTTCCGTCAATGCCCAGTTTTGCTAATGAGGCTGCTATGCCATTCATTTCAAATTCACAAACATGTACAACATCCAATATCCTCGTACTTGATTGACTTGATCGTTGAAAACAATCCTGTACCTCCAAGGCCGATCTTCTTTGTCATGCAGGGTGCAGGTATTCATATTTTGCCCCCTCTAACAGACTCTCAAGCAAGGCAACCACAAATAAAACTTACAGGCACACCTCTAATTCTTTTAGTCATTCAGGTTCATAGTTCTGGAAATGGACAAATTTCGACTCCAAATGGCATCATCCGTTCCACCCAAGCTTCTTTATTACTGTACCGACAAGCCTGTCTGGCAGCATAATCACTCAACTGTATTTTTACATgtttaacatttaaaatatatatatctctaCACACACATGGGAAGCCCCAGGTAAACCATTATGAAGATTAGTTTCTGAACAGAGGGCCAATTTTACATATCCAGGCAGAATGCACCATAGGTATATCACATGCAGTAGAGAATGACATGTACAAACTGAAAGAATGGGCCGACTATAATACAAGAGTCCCCAGTATCACACACACTTAAAAAAGAAGACCATTACAGGGGGAAAAAGCTAGCAAATTGGGTATCACAGGTGGAAAAGCTTAGGTTTATAGTATCATGAAATGTCCTCCAAGTCTAAATTTGTTAGAAGTCATAAAGTGTAAATAACAAATTGACATTGGGCTAagttataaagaaaaaaaaaatctaacaacTTCTTTGGTACTTCCACAAtacttttttcataaaatatttatacaataaaatTCACAAGTCACtctcaaataaatcaaattaagaaGTTCAATTTTGTGGTAGATTTGCAAGGTTCAATAAGTTGGATTATGTACTGCCTATCATGTTGGATTTAGTTTTGAATTCCAAAAGCAGGTTATTAGCCCTATCAAGCTTATATCTGTATtaatttttctagaaatagaTACGACAATGAAATGgcaattttatagaaaaaaataaagatatggGAATTGTATCAACATTCAACACAAACaatcaagaatgaaagaaataaGAGATTTACCATTCTGTCACTGTGTTGATATAAGCTTATTAGTTGTCTCGCGAAGCACATTGTGGTTTTCAAACACCCCATCATCTCCATTCAAGCTAGGATCTAACTACCTAAGAGAATGGAACTGTATATTGCAGAGATAAAGGTGCAATGACTTGAAATCAACTAGACTTATCCTCAAAGCAAAAAGTTCAATTTCTTCCACTCTCACATCCATCAAATGGCTGCTTAGAATCATTGATGTCACCTAGACTACCAAAAGCAGTTTGATCATAACTATCTAAAATTGGGATAACCCAGTCACCGTCTCTTCTGCCTCCCACATTTGTTCTGAAAACTGAGCTATTTCTTTCCTCCTTAATTTCTTCCAGATCTTCCAAAGATCTAGTATTTCGACGCCCAAGCAAGATAAGGTCCAGCATTTTCCTTCGAACAACATAAATAGGATTTGGCAAAGCCAAACACCCTTTTGAATAGGCTTCTCTAAGGAAAACAGTCTGAGTACTTCCTTTGGTACATATATAGAAAATACCAGGGTGCTTCAAAAGCAGTTCACACACATTAACTTCAATAGCAAAATCCTTTCTAAAATGAGCCAATCTGTCAACTTCAAGCATCTTCTCTACTGTCAAGCTCAAGAGCTCATGAATAATCCCAACTGCCCGCTTCTCAAAACGCTCAATCCCTCCACAAGTACGAACTCTGAGAACCTCCTTGCTCACATAAGGCTTCAAATAGGGAAGCCTCTGCCAGTTCTTTAATTTCTCTCTATAACCTCCCTCTATCTTAAACCCTGTTGGAAAATTAATGGGAAATGCATAACTTGTCTCAAACTCACTCAACCATTTATCTACAtattctttttctctccatttttcAACTTCAGCCTTGGCCAAACTCTCATTCCTGTCAACCAGCTCAACAATTTCCAAATCAACTAACCTAAAATCCTTTGAATGTGTTCTTAAAATAGAATCTCTGAAATCCTCAGGCAAGCCAAGTTCTCTCCTAATTAACCTCAAAGCATGGACATGAAGTGTCCCATTTTTTGACATCATGAGCAGTTTCTTTACCTTTTGCACCAATTCAGGTTCATATTCTTTGACAATTTTTTCTTCCTCGTCAATCAAATCTCGCATTCTCTGAGTTATCTTGCAGCATAAATTCCTCCTAAGGGGGTGTACAAATAACTCAAAGACATGTGGATATTTGTGAAGAAATTCACCCATGCCCACATTCAGACCGACAATGTTTCTCCATCGTGACATCAGTTGCACAGAGACAAAGGGACCACGCTTTCGCTGGGCCATAAGCTGGTGGATGTTAAGGATGGTTTTGAGTTTGTTAATGTGCATCATGAGCTTGTCTAGTTTTAAATCTTTAGTTCTGGATTCTAGGCGAGTCTGAGCTGAAACAATTGGTTTTTTCCATCTCCTTTGAGAAAATGAATTGAATGGTCCAAATAATATTCCATTGCACCTTACACTTTTCAAAAAGATCATGCTTTCAAGACCTAGAGAACTTCTCAACTAGTCTCACAAGCTTCCTTCACCAAAAAGCTTTTTTGTAACTAAACAATGCCTACCTAATGTGCATGATAAAAtgttaataaagtaataaaaaaaaaacttggaaaaccAATTAATACCTTTCTGAAGCTAaaacaatttctaaaatttaacaCGATGTACATGATAAAGtgtaaataaaaagtaaat
This window encodes:
- the LOC121228873 gene encoding protein ROOT PRIMORDIUM DEFECTIVE 1, translating into MIFLKSVRCNGILFGPFNSFSQRRWKKPIVSAQTRLESRTKDLKLDKLMMHINKLKTILNIHQLMAQRKRGPFVSVQLMSRWRNIVGLNVGMGEFLHKYPHVFELFVHPLRRNLCCKITQRMRDLIDEEEKIVKEYEPELVQKVKKLLMMSKNGTLHVHALRLIRRELGLPEDFRDSILRTHSKDFRLVDLEIVELVDRNESLAKAEVEKWREKEYVDKWLSEFETSYAFPINFPTGFKIEGGYREKLKNWQRLPYLKPYVSKEVLRVRTCGGIERFEKRAVGIIHELLSLTVEKMLEVDRLAHFRKDFAIEVNVCELLLKHPGIFYICTKGSTQTVFLREAYSKGCLALPNPIYVVRRKMLDLILLGRRNTRSLEDLEEIKEERNSSVFRTNVGGRRDGDWVIPILDSYDQTAFGSLGDINDSKQPFDGCESGRN